In the genome of Zonotrichia albicollis isolate bZonAlb1 chromosome 7, bZonAlb1.hap1, whole genome shotgun sequence, the window TCTCcagcatggccaggagcagaggGCTTGAGAGGAATTAAGCACAGGACAAGTGGTTAACAGCACATCTTCATTTGTGGTTCCCTGGGATGGCTAATAAACAcaccctggctgctcccatgcagcagcacagacaagTGGCATAGATGGTTATCGGCCCGTTGCTTGCATGTGTTGTAATAAGAAGAGCAACTGATGGGTTATTGGAGAGGGTGACAACATACCAGCCACTGAGTAAGATCCATCACAGCCCCTTCTGGCTTGCTCTGAATAAATACATGCAGATGGTTTGGCTGTCAcgctctgcagccctgggctgcccaggcaggAGAGATGGCCAGTTATTAGGATGACCTACAGCTACAGCCTCTGCACTACCCTGGAGGcataaccccacagagctgagtCTGAACACCTTGTACCCCTGTGAAATCACCAgtctctcctgctgcagcttgaTTTCAGCAAGGAGATTCTGTTGGGGGAgctcaggctggcagtgccTAACCCCAATCCACCAGTGAGAGCACACCATGGTGCCTCTTACCTGTGAGATGCAGCGCAGGTACCTGACAGCCACTTCACTGGCGATGAGCTGCTGCCCGGTGTAGATCTCCTTGCAGGGGATCCGGGCGAGCACCCGCTGTACCTCCCCCTGGGACAGGCGGGGGTGGCTGGCATTGCCCAGGCTCTCCAGGGGCACGGAGGTGCAGAAGGCACAGGTGATGCACTTGCCGTCCAGCAGTGTCACCGAGAGCCAGACCACGGGGGCGATCATGGCCCGCTGTGCCATGGAGCAGCACATGTAGCGCAGCACGGCCGCGTCCTTCCCGCGccggccccgcggccgccgccacTCCTCTGCCAGCATGGAGATGTTGTTGTTCAGCACAAAACCCAGCAGGAACAAGATGAAGGGGGGCACCAGGAGGATGCCCAGCCCGTAGGCCAGGTTGTACTGTGGCAGACAGGGGCAGTTGAAGTCAAAGGCTGAGTACATCTGGGTGCTGGCAAGGGCCATGATCCCACAGATGCCGTTCATGAAGGACTCCTGGTTGGACTGGAAGAACTGGAAGATCATCCGAAACTTGTCCATCTTTGCTTGATTCCTTCCCCCACCAGGGTCCAAGCTGTGGCCTCAGTCTATTTCATTCTTTCAGATTTCTTCTTCAAAGATGGCATCACTAAGTTTCTGTGCAGTCCACTGTTTCATTCATGCACTCTTACAACCCCACtctttaaagcagaaaattaacattttttcctgctgattttGCTGCCTACAAAAGTTTAGAGTTtgcttcctgctgctcttctttGGATCTGGGACCTGGGTTATTTCTGGTTTGCAAAACCAGATTTCATTCTTCTCCACATCCCCATTTCTGCAGtctcccagccagcagctctctTTGCTGAAGGGTGCAGGTTTTACCATGGCTGTGTCCTCCCCAAAGCCCTTTGTGCCCTGGGCAGAATTGGCTGATTGGCCTCTGTGAACCTGTTTGCAAATGCAGGAGGTGGGTGCTCCTCCCAGGACTGAACGGGACACCCcacctctgcagggctggcacacaTGGAAAAACTGGATTCCAGAGCTTCCCCCTTCCCTCTGTGTGTCTGCCTTGCCTCAGCAGCATCTGAAGCAAGCACCTTGCACGTCTGGCAGCCCCTACTTCTGGACCTGCTTCACTGGGAAataattcttcttttttattctgcagagggaagggaaaagaaaaggaaaggcagagaaaggagaggtaACAGGCAGGGCTTGGCTTCTACAGCACAAATCTAAAAGAATGGATGGTGTTGATGGTGCTCTCCTGCATCTCAGTTCCCAGTTCACAAAACAGCCTTGGTGTGTTCAATTGCTCCCTCAAGCTGGCCAAAAGATGAGGGATTACTGGGACTACAAGTGGCTCTAAAACAAGTGGTGGCAATTGCTCAGTTGTTCCTGTCCAGGCACCACCTGAGGTGATGTGAGGATCAAGATACATCTCCAGTGTGACTGCAGTGGTGGCTGTGGGACATGTCACCAAGGGAGGCTGTGCATAGGTGGGTGGCACACGGAAGAGGCAGGACAGGTACTTTCCCCCGAGGTTTTGCAGTGTGTCAGTGCTGAGCTAGGAAGCCAGACCAGGCTTTTTGAGCATTAGTCAGTGCTTCAGGTTCTGAGTCTGCCCTGCACCagtcctggggctcagctgaTTATGCTGAGTTGACCCTGAGATGCCACTGTAGAGGTGAGCACAGAGCACGTGGGTAATACCTGAGCAGTCTTAGCTCTGCCTGCTGTGGAGAGGTTAATTGCATGATCTCATCAAATGGGAAGAGATTTTGCTGCATGAATATAGATGAGGCCTGTTGTATTGCTAGCTGAGAGCTTAGACTGACTTCTCTGTTCACCTGACAAGTGGCTTTTTGAAGGGCAGTTCACATCAAAGCCTGCGTGAATCAACCCTGTAAAAAGCTGAGAGCTTTTTGATCTCCAGGAAAACCCTGCCTTTTATTAAACATGAATTGAGGGTCTCAGCCTGCTTGGTGTACAGCACTGAAATTCTCACTGAAGCCAGCAATAGTCAGTGAGAATCAAAAAAGAGTCCATGGAAGACAATGCCTGGGTCTTTCTTTCCAT includes:
- the CALHM1 gene encoding calcium homeostasis modulator protein 1 — translated: MDKFRMIFQFFQSNQESFMNGICGIMALASTQMYSAFDFNCPCLPQYNLAYGLGILLVPPFILFLLGFVLNNNISMLAEEWRRPRGRRGKDAAVLRYMCCSMAQRAMIAPVVWLSVTLLDGKCITCAFCTSVPLESLGNASHPRLSQGEVQRVLARIPCKEIYTGQQLIASEVAVRYLRCISQALGWCFVLLTTTLAFLVRSLRPCFSQAAFLKSRYWSHYIDIERKLFDETCAEHARSFAKVCIQQFFEGMSTDLEAARCHLPRKAPADAGEAAEKLLGITDQGTMNMALKSWHRCKPPLHLHPPAPPTGNGWAGEGQPPTHPSAPRKETAAYYSWV